The window ATCGTTTGGCGGCGTCGTCGAGAAGTTCATCGGCGACGCGGTCATGGCCGTGTTCGGCGCCCCGGTTTCTCATGGCGACGACGCGGAGCGAGCCGTGCGGGCCGGCCTCCGGGTGCTCGACGCGGTCGAGGACCTGAACAGGGAAGATCCGGCCCTGGACCTTACCGTGCGGGCCGCGGTCAACACCGGCGAGGCCATTGTGGACGCCCGCCAGCAGCCGGACGCCGCGCAGGGGTTGGCCCACGGCGATGTGGTGAACACCGCCTCCCGGCTCCAGACGGGAGCGCCCCCGGGAGGGCTCGTGGTGGGCGAGGAAACCTTCCGGGCCACCCGGAGCGTGATCGGATATGCACCCGTGGAGCCGATCCGGGCGAAGGGCAAGCGCGAGCCGCTGGCGGCCTGGCTGGCGCTGGAGGCGCTCACCGCCCCGGCCGAGCGCGCCGCGTCGGCCGCGCCGATGGTCGGGCGGGACCGCGAGCTTGAGCTGCTGCGCCGAACCTGGGAGGGCGTGACCACCGAGCGACGCCCCGACCTGGTGACTGTGATCGGGCCTCCGGGTATCGGGAAGACCCGCCTGACGCGTGAGTTCGGCGGCCTGGTTGAGCCGTCCGGGGGGCGAGTGTTGCGAGGACGGTCCCTGCCGTACGGCGGGTCCTCTGGCTATCGGGCGTTCGGCCAGCAGGTTAAGGAGGTGGCGGGGATCTTCGAGACCGATCCTCCGGCCGACGCGCGGGCGAAGCTGACCGCAGTCGTCACCGTGCTGTGCGGTGCCAGCGACGGCCCCGAGGTTGCCGACCACCTGGCCCTCCTGATCGGCCTCGGCGGAGACAAGGTGCCCGATCGGCAACCGCTGTTCTTTTCGGCCCGCAGGTTCGTGGAGGAGCTGGCGAGCCGGCAACCGCTCCTGATGGTGTTCGAGGACATCCACTGGGCCGACGCCAGCCAGCTGGACCTCCTGGAATCCCTGGCCTCCCGGGTTCGCGACGTCCCCGTCATGTTTTTGGCGCTGGCGCGCCCCGAGCTCCTGGACTCCCGGCCGACCTGGGGAGCGGGGCTGATGTCGCACACCTCGATGCAGCTGCATCCGCTGTCCTTGGACGAGGCCCGGACACTGGCCGGCCATCTTTTGCCGATGCTTTCCGGGCTGCAGGGCGCGGGCGACCGCGTGGTGATCACAGCAGAGGGCAATCCGCTGTTCATTGAGGAGCTGGTGGCCTCGCTGGCCGAGCGAGTAGACGAGGCGACCGAGAAGCTTCCCACGAACGTGCGGTCCACGATCGCCGCGCGGCTCGACACGCTTTCTGCTGCCGCCCGGGGTGCCCTGCTCGACGCTGCGGTGATCGGCAAGGTGTTCTGGCGGGGAGCGCTCCAGACACTCGAGGCAACCCGGTCGGCGGCGGAGTTGGAGGACGCCCTTGACATCTTGGAGAGCCGCGACTTCATCCATCGGGAGTCGGGTAGCCAGATCGAGGGCGACCACGAATACCTGTTTAAACACATGCTTATTCGGGAGGTGGCCTACGCCACCCTCCCCCGGGCGGCCCGCAGGGAGCGGCACGCCGCGGTAGCCCGGTTCATCGAGTCGGCCGCCGGCGAGCGGATCGAGGAAGCCGCCGCGATGCTGGCTCACCACTGGCAGGAGGCCGGCGACCTTGACCAGGCCGTTCGGTTTCTCCAGCTCGCCGCGGAGCACGCTGCCAAGGGATGGGCGAAGAATGAGGCCGTGGCCCTGTTCGGCCAAGCCCTGAAGCTCGTGCCGGAGGACCAACCAGAACTGCGCCGCGCCATCGCTATTCGACGGGCCGAGACGCAGGTGGAGCTGGGCGATCTCGGTGCCGCTCCGGCCCTCGACAAGCTGCTGGAAGAGACCGAGGGCGTGGAACGTCTGAAGGTGCTGACGGCCCGCGCCCATACGGCGCATCGGGCCATGGACGCCGAGGCCGCGACCCGAATGTCGCAGGAGGCATTCGACCTGGCCGAGTCCCTGTCCATCGAGGAGTTCATCGGACCAGCGCTGGCGCTACAGAGCCTGGCCTCGAGCATGGCCGGCAACATGAACACGGCATTCGAGCTGGGCGAGCGGGCGCTGGCGCAGTGGATCCCTGGCACGCGTCGGGCCGAACGCGCGCTGTGCCTCGACCAGATGGCCACGGACCGGTACTGGACCGGCGAATATGAGCGGGCCCTGGAGTACGGGGAGCAGGCCATTTCCTTCGCCGATGAGATCAAGAGCTCCGACGCGTTGCTCCGAACCGGGCCTGTCCACGCGCTCACCCTGACCGGCATGGGCCGGCACGAGGAAGCCCTCCCGAGGTTCGAGGAGCTCATCGCCCGCGGACGTGAGTTCGAGCTGGTGCCCAGAATGACGGCCCGCGCGCTCAACATGTCCAGCGCGCTGTACCGCGACCTGCTCCAGCTCGACGAGGCCACCCGGCGCAACCAGGAGGCCGCGGAGCTCGGTGCGGCAGCCGGCTTCGCCAACGCGGTGCTCCAATCAGGGATCGATCAGCTGTTCACCGACCTGGCCCGCGGCGAGGTTGGCCGGGCTGAGGCTCGATGGCCCGAGCTGTGGGAACGGACTCAGGACACCAAGGGAACCCACCAGTGGCTCATGGCCGGGCGCCTGGCCGAAGGAAAAGCGGAGATCGCCCTGGCGAAAGGGGACCATGCCGAAGCGGCCCGGCTGGCCCAGGAAGCCATCGACCGGTCGCGTGAGGTTCAGCGGGCCAAGTACGAGCTGGCTGCGCGCCTGGTCCTGGGGCGGGCCCTCATGGCACTCGGCCAGCCCGAGCGTGGGATCGCCGAGCTGCACACGGCGCTCGACGGCATCCGGCGGCTCGGTCACCCGCCCACGCTGTGGCGAGCTTGGTGGACCTTGGGAACGGCGCTCGCTCAGGCGGGCAGAGATGACGAGGCGGCAGCGGCCGCGGCGGCGGCCGCCAACACGCTGCGCACATTCGCCGCCACCTTGGCCCCGCAGCGGAGCGGGCCGCTCCTGGCGGCGGAGCCCTCGCGAGAGATTCTCTTGGCCGCCGGCTTCAGTTAGGAAGCCGCCGAGTGGAGCAAAGTGGCGATCACCGGTACTACCAGGACCGCTGCCGCAAGGCTGAAGAGACGTTGCAAGAACCCGGGATTCCCCTTGCGAGCCTGAGTGCCCTGTCAGGGGTCGACTTGCGACACAGTCCCGTGAGGCGCAGTGACTTGACGCCGTGTTCCGGCCGCGGACGTGATCGACTAGCAGCAGCCTCGCCCATCCCCAGCCGCCTGGGGTAGCGATCAGGCGCTGCCGATCACAGGCCCAAGATCTTCCACGCGTACCGGTTTGCCCCCGATCACAAGCTCATCAACCTCAAGACGGCCAACGCTCAGCTTCTTAGCTGCGGCGTTGCCAACTCTGAGACGACCAACGGCCACCGCGCCTATCGCAAATGCACCAACGGCTACCGCGCCAGCGGCGACTGCGCCCGTGGCCAGCGCCCGCAACGCAACGCCGCCGGCGGCGATGCCCCCGACAGCGACGCCTCGAACTTTGACGGCTGGCAAATCTGCGACTGCGCCTTCTGTGCGATGCATGACTTCCTTCCGGCCCATAATGTCCTCCTCTGCCTCGGCCTGTCTTGGGCTGATCTTGCAAGCTGGGCGGGGCCGGTAGCAAGTGGCGAGAGTCGGGGACCGCTGGATCTTGTGCCTTGGCCGACCACCTCCAATGTGCCGAGATGGGAAACAGATGTTCAGGGCTCACGCCGATCGTCTCTCCTATCAGACGAGGTCGACGGTCATCAACCGCAAGGACTACGGCATCACCTTGAACGCCGCGCTCGAGACCCGGCGCGGTCCTGGTCAGCGACAAATCACTCTCGAGTTCGAGGTCTCCGCAATCAAGACCGCCTGCCCTTCAGCAACCGACTCCAGCGCGCCAGCACGGTTGGACGAAAGAGCCTGGTGCCCTGGCCCATCCTGGCGTCGGAGGGCGACCCGACCGGCTTGAACCGCCGTTGCGATTCTGGTGGAAGCGAGTCATACCATGAGACGAACTAATCCAAACGGGCGCCAATGCGGTGGTGACAGCT of the Actinomycetota bacterium genome contains:
- a CDS encoding AAA family ATPase, whose protein sequence is MPRCPACGGQNPEGARFCSACGAALTVERAVEERKVVSVLFVDLVDFTSRSDQADPEDVRAMLVPYDTRVKSEIESFGGVVEKFIGDAVMAVFGAPVSHGDDAERAVRAGLRVLDAVEDLNREDPALDLTVRAAVNTGEAIVDARQQPDAAQGLAHGDVVNTASRLQTGAPPGGLVVGEETFRATRSVIGYAPVEPIRAKGKREPLAAWLALEALTAPAERAASAAPMVGRDRELELLRRTWEGVTTERRPDLVTVIGPPGIGKTRLTREFGGLVEPSGGRVLRGRSLPYGGSSGYRAFGQQVKEVAGIFETDPPADARAKLTAVVTVLCGASDGPEVADHLALLIGLGGDKVPDRQPLFFSARRFVEELASRQPLLMVFEDIHWADASQLDLLESLASRVRDVPVMFLALARPELLDSRPTWGAGLMSHTSMQLHPLSLDEARTLAGHLLPMLSGLQGAGDRVVITAEGNPLFIEELVASLAERVDEATEKLPTNVRSTIAARLDTLSAAARGALLDAAVIGKVFWRGALQTLEATRSAAELEDALDILESRDFIHRESGSQIEGDHEYLFKHMLIREVAYATLPRAARRERHAAVARFIESAAGERIEEAAAMLAHHWQEAGDLDQAVRFLQLAAEHAAKGWAKNEAVALFGQALKLVPEDQPELRRAIAIRRAETQVELGDLGAAPALDKLLEETEGVERLKVLTARAHTAHRAMDAEAATRMSQEAFDLAESLSIEEFIGPALALQSLASSMAGNMNTAFELGERALAQWIPGTRRAERALCLDQMATDRYWTGEYERALEYGEQAISFADEIKSSDALLRTGPVHALTLTGMGRHEEALPRFEELIARGREFELVPRMTARALNMSSALYRDLLQLDEATRRNQEAAELGAAAGFANAVLQSGIDQLFTDLARGEVGRAEARWPELWERTQDTKGTHQWLMAGRLAEGKAEIALAKGDHAEAARLAQEAIDRSREVQRAKYELAARLVLGRALMALGQPERGIAELHTALDGIRRLGHPPTLWRAWWTLGTALAQAGRDDEAAAAAAAAANTLRTFAATLAPQRSGPLLAAEPSREILLAAGFS